A single genomic interval of Streptomyces graminofaciens harbors:
- a CDS encoding SDR family oxidoreductase has protein sequence MATHVITGAGSGIGAAVARRLHARGDDLVLHARDAGRAKELAAEFPGARTLVGDLADPDKLSWAFSHQTLPDRVDSLLHIAGVVDLGPVGELTPKTWRHQLNVNLIAPAELTRHFLPQLRATRGHVVFVNSGAGLHAHADWSAYAASKHGLKALADSLRHEEHAGGVRVTSVYPGRTASPMQAKVHQQEGKEYDPTKWIDAESVATTILMTLDLPRDAEINDVTVRPGR, from the coding sequence ATGGCTACTCATGTGATCACCGGGGCGGGCTCCGGTATCGGCGCCGCCGTGGCCCGCCGTCTCCACGCGCGCGGCGACGACCTCGTGCTGCACGCGCGTGACGCGGGCCGGGCGAAGGAGCTGGCGGCGGAGTTCCCCGGCGCCCGGACCCTGGTCGGAGACCTGGCGGACCCCGACAAGCTGTCCTGGGCCTTCTCCCACCAGACGCTCCCGGACCGCGTGGACTCGCTGCTGCACATCGCCGGGGTGGTCGACCTCGGCCCGGTCGGCGAGCTGACCCCCAAGACCTGGCGCCACCAGCTCAACGTCAACCTGATCGCCCCCGCCGAGCTGACCCGCCACTTCCTGCCCCAACTCCGCGCCACCCGGGGCCATGTGGTCTTCGTCAACTCGGGCGCCGGTCTGCACGCCCACGCCGACTGGTCGGCGTACGCCGCCTCCAAGCACGGCCTGAAGGCCCTCGCGGACTCCCTCCGCCACGAGGAGCACGCGGGCGGCGTCCGCGTCACCTCGGTCTACCCCGGCCGCACGGCCAGTCCCATGCAGGCGAAGGTCCACCAGCAGGAGGGCAAGGAGTACGACCCGACGAAGTGGATCGACGCCGAGTCGGTCGCGACGACGATCCTCATGACGCTGGACCTGCCGAGAGACGCGGAGATCAACGACGTGACGGTACGACCGGGCAGGTAG
- a CDS encoding methionine synthase, producing the protein MNAHPTFGPATGIGSLPGGDAREAAKTATGSFEDFPFLPELPARGPGADMIGRTAGMLVELYARVEPSGWRIGDRPGRDTKRAWSWLGEDLDALEEFTQGYEGPLKVQAVGPWTLAAALELRNGESALSDPGACRDLTASLAEGLRLHLAELRRRVPGAQLVLQLDEPSLTAVLGGQVRTASGYRTHRAPDRQLVEATLRDVIGVHSPEGAVVVHSCAPDVPFALLRRAGAGAISFDFSLLTERDDDLIGEAVEGGTKLFTGVVPGTDGPLSDPAGSVMGVRTLWRRLGLHPGLLADAVTVTPSCGLAGASPAYARTALAHCARAARSLADNPE; encoded by the coding sequence GTGAACGCACACCCCACCTTCGGCCCCGCCACCGGCATCGGCTCCCTGCCCGGCGGTGACGCCCGCGAGGCCGCCAAGACCGCCACCGGCAGCTTCGAGGACTTCCCCTTCCTCCCCGAGCTCCCCGCCCGCGGCCCCGGCGCCGACATGATCGGCCGCACCGCCGGCATGCTCGTCGAGCTGTACGCGCGCGTGGAGCCCAGCGGCTGGCGGATCGGCGACCGACCGGGCCGGGACACCAAGCGGGCCTGGTCCTGGCTCGGCGAGGACCTCGACGCGCTGGAGGAGTTCACCCAGGGGTACGAGGGGCCGCTCAAAGTACAGGCCGTCGGCCCCTGGACCCTCGCCGCCGCACTGGAGCTGCGGAACGGCGAGTCCGCCCTCTCCGACCCCGGCGCCTGCCGCGACCTCACCGCCTCCCTCGCCGAGGGCCTGCGCCTCCACCTCGCCGAGCTACGGCGGCGCGTACCCGGCGCCCAACTCGTCCTCCAACTCGACGAACCCTCCCTCACCGCCGTACTGGGCGGCCAGGTGAGGACGGCCAGCGGCTACCGCACCCACCGCGCCCCCGACCGCCAACTCGTCGAGGCCACGCTGCGCGACGTCATCGGCGTGCACTCCCCGGAAGGCGCCGTCGTCGTGCACTCCTGCGCCCCCGACGTCCCCTTCGCGCTGCTGCGCCGCGCCGGCGCCGGCGCCATCTCCTTCGACTTCTCCCTGCTCACCGAGCGTGACGACGACCTGATCGGGGAAGCGGTGGAAGGGGGCACGAAGCTGTTCACCGGTGTCGTGCCGGGCACGGACGGCCCATTGTCAGACCCTGCCGGTAGCGTCATGGGTGTCAGGACGTTGTGGCGCAGGCTGGGGCTGCATCCGGGGCTTCTCGCGGACGCGGTCACGGTCACTCCGTCGTGCGGACTCGCGGGGGCTTCCCCCGCGTACGCCCGCACGGCACTCGCCCACTGCGCCCGGGCGGCGAGATCACTCGCGGACAACCCAGAGTAA
- a CDS encoding putative bifunctional diguanylate cyclase/phosphodiesterase, protein MEPTESAAPDSRLRPRRVSGAWRWGRSLFAGGRPFEGHRELAEGWAQDRTAASTPGTDVRGPVQLTARTGAAPGVPRPVTAGLGDGRGHALPGHDSERHMSWPALPALIVGLAGAVLGAGFYRALLGQQALFPSGTVGWSLALLSGIIVGHLVAMGRARWWGGTGSGAALTLAVLLLYGWVPAGMVSLTVVVLVGIARRGRWRQGVLHGAVDILGIGAGALVLAVFGRVPSVEKPWDPDSWNFYSAPQVALVAIAYLAVTRALLWYLHSARGGGLPTVARTALARQGLVAVALLGITPLVCVVAAAQPLLLPLFAIPLIALDSTLWIARARAEEQLRDPLTGLPNRQWLLERTWTALDDAERIGARSALMLIDLDRFRSVNDTLGHLAGDRLLLQIADRLRVALPRGAEAARLGGDEFAVLLPVADSTTSASRVARNLVAALGSPLDLDGLTLVLEASAGLAVFPDHALDAEGLLRRADVAMYQAKRDRTGVEVYESKRDSNTPDRLGLLGDLRRALDAHEVDLHYQPKVRFDGQVAGLEALVRWVHPERGKVPPDEFIAIAESSGLMPHLTEYVLETALGQVAKWRAQGLHVPVAVNVSPRDVHTPGFAGAVAARLARHGVPAGALQLEITEHVLLEDPQRAADTLAGLTGYGVKMSLDDFGTGYSSLVHLRRLPVSELKIDRSFVARLAVDTEDAEIVRCTVDLAHSLGLLVVAEGVEDDETWERLRDLGCDAVQGWLVAAAMPPEETTAWLRARGSRGWQRPAAALPAATADE, encoded by the coding sequence ATGGAACCGACCGAGAGCGCCGCCCCGGACTCACGGCTGCGTCCGCGCCGGGTGTCCGGGGCCTGGCGATGGGGGCGCTCGCTGTTCGCTGGGGGACGCCCGTTCGAGGGACACCGGGAACTCGCGGAGGGCTGGGCACAGGACCGCACGGCCGCGAGCACCCCCGGCACCGACGTACGGGGACCGGTACAGCTCACCGCCCGCACCGGAGCGGCCCCCGGTGTGCCCCGTCCCGTCACGGCCGGGCTCGGCGACGGGCGCGGTCACGCGCTGCCGGGCCACGACAGTGAACGGCACATGTCCTGGCCCGCGCTGCCCGCCCTGATCGTGGGCCTCGCGGGCGCGGTCCTCGGCGCCGGTTTCTACCGCGCCCTCCTCGGGCAGCAGGCCCTCTTCCCGTCCGGCACGGTCGGCTGGTCCCTCGCCCTGCTGAGCGGCATCATCGTCGGTCACCTCGTCGCCATGGGCCGCGCCCGCTGGTGGGGCGGCACGGGCTCCGGCGCCGCCCTCACCCTCGCCGTCCTGCTGCTCTACGGCTGGGTGCCCGCCGGCATGGTCAGCCTCACCGTCGTCGTCCTCGTGGGCATCGCCCGCCGGGGACGCTGGCGGCAGGGCGTGCTGCACGGCGCGGTCGACATCCTCGGCATCGGCGCCGGTGCGCTCGTGCTCGCCGTGTTCGGCCGGGTCCCGTCCGTGGAGAAGCCCTGGGACCCCGACAGCTGGAACTTCTACTCGGCACCCCAGGTCGCCCTGGTCGCCATCGCCTATCTCGCCGTCACCCGGGCCCTGCTGTGGTACCTGCACTCCGCGCGCGGCGGCGGACTGCCCACCGTCGCCCGTACGGCCCTGGCCAGGCAGGGTCTCGTCGCGGTCGCGCTGCTCGGCATCACTCCGCTCGTCTGCGTCGTGGCCGCCGCCCAGCCCCTGCTGCTGCCCCTGTTCGCCATCCCCCTCATCGCGCTCGACTCCACCCTGTGGATCGCCCGCGCCCGCGCCGAGGAACAACTGCGCGACCCGCTCACCGGGCTGCCGAACCGTCAGTGGCTGCTCGAACGGACCTGGACCGCGCTGGACGACGCCGAGCGCATCGGGGCACGATCCGCCCTGATGCTGATCGACCTCGACCGCTTCAGGTCGGTCAACGACACCCTCGGACACCTGGCCGGTGACCGGCTGCTGCTCCAGATAGCCGACCGGCTGCGGGTGGCGCTGCCGCGCGGAGCGGAGGCCGCACGGCTCGGCGGCGACGAGTTCGCCGTACTGCTGCCTGTCGCCGACTCCACGACCTCCGCGTCCCGCGTCGCCCGCAACCTCGTCGCCGCGCTCGGCTCACCGCTCGACCTCGACGGCCTCACCCTCGTCCTGGAGGCCAGCGCCGGGCTCGCCGTCTTCCCCGACCACGCGCTCGACGCGGAGGGGCTGCTGCGCCGGGCGGACGTGGCGATGTACCAGGCCAAGCGGGACCGTACGGGGGTGGAGGTGTACGAGTCCAAGCGGGACTCCAACACCCCGGACCGTCTCGGCCTGCTGGGCGACCTGCGGCGCGCGCTGGACGCGCACGAGGTGGATCTGCACTACCAGCCGAAGGTCCGCTTCGACGGACAGGTCGCCGGTCTGGAGGCGCTCGTGCGCTGGGTGCATCCCGAGCGGGGCAAAGTGCCGCCGGACGAGTTCATAGCGATCGCCGAGTCGTCCGGGCTGATGCCGCATCTGACGGAGTACGTGCTGGAGACGGCGCTGGGGCAGGTCGCGAAGTGGCGGGCGCAGGGGCTGCACGTACCGGTCGCGGTGAACGTGTCGCCCCGGGACGTCCACACGCCCGGTTTCGCGGGAGCGGTGGCCGCGCGGCTGGCGCGACACGGGGTGCCCGCGGGGGCTTTGCAACTGGAGATAACGGAGCATGTGCTGCTCGAAGATCCCCAGCGGGCCGCGGACACGCTGGCCGGGCTGACCGGTTACGGCGTGAAGATGTCGCTGGACGACTTCGGGACCGGGTACTCGTCGCTGGTGCATCTGCGGCGGCTGCCGGTGAGCGAGCTGAAGATCGACCGGTCGTTCGTGGCACGGCTGGCGGTGGACACGGAGGACGCGGAGATCGTGCGGTGCACGGTCGATCTCGCGCATTCGCTGGGGTTGCTGGTCGTCGCGGAGGGTGTGGAGGACGACGAGACGTGGGAGCGGTTGCGCGATCTCGGGTGTGACGCGGTGCAGGGGTGGCTGGTCGCCGCCGCGATGCCTCCTGAGGAGACCACGGCGTGGTTGCGGGCGCGGGGGTCCCGGGGGTGGCAGCGGCCGGCTGCGGCGTTGCCTGCGGCGACGGCGGACGAGTAG
- the mnmA gene encoding tRNA 2-thiouridine(34) synthase MnmA, with product MTETSQPRPLRVLAAMSGGVDSAVAAARAAEAGHDVTGVHLALSANPQSFRTGARGCCTIEDSRDARRAADVIGIPFYVWDLADRFREDVVEDFIAEYEAGRTPNPCLRCNEKIKFAALLDKALALGFDAVCTGHYAKVIVREDGTRELHRASDMAKDQSYVLGVLDDKQLAHALFPLGDTVTTKDEIRAEAERRGLAVAKKPDSHDICFIADGDTQGFLAGRLGKAEGDIVDESGNVLGTHEGAYGFTIGQRKGLRIGTPAADGKPRYVLDISPVNNTVTVGPVAALDVSALTAIKPRWCGAAPTGPGTYTAQLRAHGGETEVTAELVDGSLEVTFTEPVRGVAPGQAIVLYDDTRVVGSATIAATVRAATAAV from the coding sequence ATGACTGAGACCTCGCAGCCCCGCCCCCTTCGCGTCCTCGCCGCCATGTCCGGCGGGGTCGACTCCGCCGTGGCCGCCGCCCGCGCCGCCGAAGCCGGGCACGACGTGACGGGCGTCCACCTCGCCCTCTCCGCGAACCCGCAGTCGTTCCGTACCGGCGCGCGTGGCTGTTGCACCATCGAGGACTCGCGCGACGCCCGCCGCGCCGCCGACGTCATCGGCATCCCCTTCTACGTGTGGGATCTCGCCGACCGCTTCCGCGAGGACGTGGTCGAGGACTTCATCGCCGAGTACGAGGCCGGGCGGACCCCGAACCCCTGCCTGCGCTGCAACGAGAAGATCAAGTTCGCGGCCCTGCTCGACAAGGCGCTCGCCCTCGGCTTCGACGCGGTCTGCACGGGCCACTACGCCAAGGTGATCGTCCGCGAGGACGGCACGCGCGAGCTGCACCGCGCCTCCGACATGGCCAAGGACCAGTCGTACGTCCTCGGCGTCCTCGACGACAAGCAGCTCGCCCACGCCCTGTTCCCCCTCGGCGACACGGTGACCACCAAGGACGAGATCCGCGCGGAGGCCGAGCGCAGGGGCCTCGCCGTCGCCAAGAAGCCCGACTCGCACGACATCTGCTTCATCGCCGACGGAGATACCCAGGGCTTCCTGGCCGGCCGCCTCGGCAAGGCGGAGGGCGACATCGTCGACGAGTCCGGCAATGTCCTCGGCACCCACGAGGGCGCGTACGGCTTCACCATCGGCCAGCGCAAGGGCCTGCGCATCGGCACCCCGGCCGCCGACGGCAAGCCGCGCTACGTCCTGGACATCTCCCCGGTGAACAACACGGTCACGGTCGGCCCGGTCGCCGCCCTCGACGTCAGCGCCCTCACCGCGATCAAGCCCCGCTGGTGCGGCGCCGCCCCCACCGGCCCCGGCACGTACACGGCCCAGCTGCGCGCCCACGGCGGCGAGACGGAGGTCACCGCGGAGCTGGTCGACGGCTCCCTGGAGGTCACCTTCACCGAGCCCGTCCGCGGCGTCGCCCCCGGCCAGGCGATCGTCCTGTACGACGACACGCGCGTGGTGGGCTCGGCGACGATCGCGGCTACGGTACGGGCGGCGACGGCGGCCGTCTGA
- a CDS encoding N-acetylmuramoyl-L-alanine amidase has product MGTRKASKGSASGGKDGDRRVGRRALLIGTALAAVGTAVVARDELGRVWWRVPGVRKPRKEGEVDFASAKWVAASDANWRMADRPDDYGIDMVVIHVTQGGYDSAVKVFRDPKHGAAAHYIVRKDGRVTQMIRELDVAYHAGNRAYNERSVGIEHEGFVERPEDFTDEMYEASAGLTARICARYDIPVDRKHIIGHVEVPGTDHTDPGEGWDWDRYMKLVRAAAKESTAA; this is encoded by the coding sequence GTGGGCACCAGAAAGGCATCAAAGGGCAGCGCTTCCGGGGGCAAGGACGGGGACCGGCGCGTCGGGCGGCGGGCCCTCCTCATCGGTACGGCCTTGGCCGCCGTCGGCACGGCCGTGGTGGCGCGGGACGAGCTGGGGCGCGTGTGGTGGCGCGTGCCCGGCGTCAGGAAGCCGCGCAAGGAGGGCGAGGTCGACTTCGCGAGCGCCAAGTGGGTGGCGGCCTCGGACGCGAACTGGCGGATGGCTGACCGGCCGGACGACTACGGCATAGACATGGTGGTCATCCACGTCACCCAGGGCGGCTACGACAGCGCGGTGAAGGTGTTCCGGGACCCGAAGCACGGCGCGGCGGCGCACTACATCGTCCGCAAGGACGGGCGCGTCACGCAGATGATCCGCGAGCTGGACGTGGCGTACCACGCGGGCAACCGCGCCTACAACGAGCGGAGCGTCGGCATCGAGCACGAGGGCTTCGTGGAGCGCCCCGAGGACTTCACGGACGAGATGTACGAGGCGTCGGCCGGGCTCACGGCCCGGATCTGCGCGCGGTACGACATCCCCGTGGACCGGAAGCACATCATCGGCCACGTGGAAGTGCCGGGGACGGACCACACGGACCCCGGCGAGGGCTGGGACTGGGACCGGTACATGAAGCTGGTGCGCGCCGCCGCCAAGGAGTCGACGGCCGCCTGA
- the ligA gene encoding NAD-dependent DNA ligase LigA, which translates to MAGDKDAQTASNASSVPAEAREKHARLAEQVEEHRFRYYVKDAPVVSDAEFDQLLRSLEALEEEHSELRTPDSPTQKVAGAYETEFTSVQHRERMLSLDNAFDDLELAAWAERVHKDVGASAYHLLCELKVDGLAVNLTYEHGRLTRAATRGDGRTGEDITPNVRTIAEIPDRLKGESVPDVVEIRGEVYFPMEEFEKLNARLVEAGDKPFANPRNAAAGSLRQKDPRVTATRPLHMVVHGIGALEGFQGLTRLSEAYDLLKTWGLPTARHNRVVDDLDGVREFIAYYGEHRHSVEHEIDGAVVKLDEIPLQGRLGSTSRAPRWAIAYKYAPEEVNTKLVNIRVGVGRTGRVTPYAQVEPVTVAGSEVEFATLHNQDVVKAKGVLIGDTVVLRKAGDVIPEILGPVADLRDGSEREFVMPAECPECGTALRPMKEGDVDLRCPNSQSCPAQLRERLFYLAGRKCLDIENFGYVAAAALTRPLEPSEPPLIDEGDLFDLTIERLLPIKAYVLDQDSGLPKRDPKTGEEKIATVFANQEGAPKKNAVAMLENIQAAKERPLARILTGLSIRHVGPVAAEALAREFRSIDRIEQATQEELATTEGVGPIIAASLKEWFAVDWHKEILRKWKAAGVRMEDEHIGEDEGPRPLEGLTVVVTGTLERHTRDGAKEALQSRGAKVTGSVSKKTSFVVVGENPGSKFDKAMQLKVPVLNEDGFAVLLEQGPEAAAEVALPTEE; encoded by the coding sequence GTGGCCGGCGACAAGGACGCACAGACTGCCTCGAACGCATCATCCGTACCCGCCGAGGCACGGGAGAAGCACGCGCGGCTCGCGGAGCAGGTCGAGGAGCACCGCTTCCGGTACTACGTGAAGGACGCTCCCGTCGTCAGCGACGCGGAGTTCGACCAACTCCTGCGCTCCCTGGAGGCGCTGGAGGAGGAGCATTCCGAGCTGCGTACGCCCGACTCCCCGACCCAGAAGGTCGCGGGGGCGTACGAGACGGAGTTCACCTCCGTCCAGCACCGCGAGCGCATGCTCTCGCTCGACAACGCCTTCGACGACCTGGAGTTGGCGGCCTGGGCCGAGCGCGTGCACAAGGACGTCGGCGCCTCCGCGTACCACCTGCTGTGCGAGCTGAAGGTCGACGGCCTCGCCGTCAACCTCACCTACGAGCACGGCCGTCTCACGCGCGCGGCGACCCGCGGCGACGGCCGCACGGGCGAGGACATCACGCCGAACGTCCGCACGATCGCGGAGATCCCCGACCGCCTGAAGGGCGAGAGCGTCCCGGACGTCGTGGAGATCCGCGGCGAGGTCTACTTCCCGATGGAGGAGTTCGAGAAGCTCAACGCCCGCCTCGTCGAGGCCGGCGACAAGCCCTTCGCCAACCCGCGCAACGCGGCGGCCGGTTCGCTCCGCCAGAAGGACCCGCGCGTCACCGCCACCCGCCCGCTCCACATGGTGGTCCACGGCATCGGTGCCCTGGAGGGCTTCCAGGGCCTCACCCGCCTCTCCGAGGCCTACGACCTCCTCAAGACCTGGGGCCTGCCCACCGCCCGGCACAACAGAGTGGTCGACGACCTCGACGGCGTACGGGAGTTCATCGCGTACTACGGCGAGCACCGCCACTCGGTGGAGCACGAGATCGACGGCGCGGTGGTCAAGCTCGACGAGATCCCGCTCCAGGGCCGCCTCGGCTCCACCTCCCGCGCCCCGCGCTGGGCCATCGCGTACAAGTACGCGCCGGAGGAGGTCAACACCAAGCTCGTCAACATCCGCGTGGGCGTGGGCCGCACGGGCCGCGTCACGCCGTACGCGCAGGTCGAGCCGGTGACGGTCGCGGGCTCGGAGGTCGAGTTCGCGACCCTGCACAACCAGGACGTGGTCAAGGCCAAGGGCGTCCTCATCGGCGACACGGTGGTGCTGCGCAAGGCCGGCGACGTCATCCCCGAGATCCTCGGGCCCGTGGCCGACCTGCGGGACGGCAGCGAGCGCGAGTTCGTGATGCCGGCCGAGTGCCCCGAGTGCGGGACGGCGCTGAGGCCCATGAAGGAGGGCGACGTCGACCTGCGCTGCCCCAACTCCCAGAGCTGCCCGGCCCAGTTGCGCGAGCGGCTGTTCTACCTCGCCGGACGCAAGTGCCTGGACATCGAGAACTTCGGCTACGTCGCCGCCGCAGCGCTCACCAGGCCGCTGGAGCCGTCCGAGCCGCCGCTGATCGACGAGGGCGACCTCTTCGACCTCACCATCGAGCGACTGCTGCCCATCAAGGCGTACGTCCTCGACCAGGACAGCGGGCTGCCCAAGCGCGACCCGAAGACCGGCGAGGAGAAGATCGCCACGGTCTTCGCCAACCAGGAGGGCGCGCCGAAGAAGAACGCGGTCGCGATGCTGGAGAACATCCAGGCCGCCAAGGAGCGGCCGCTCGCCCGCATCCTGACGGGCCTGTCGATCCGGCATGTCGGACCGGTGGCGGCCGAGGCGCTGGCGCGCGAGTTCCGCTCCATCGACCGCATCGAGCAGGCCACCCAGGAGGAGCTGGCCACCACGGAGGGCGTCGGGCCGATCATCGCCGCCTCCCTCAAGGAGTGGTTCGCGGTGGACTGGCACAAGGAGATCCTCCGCAAGTGGAAGGCCGCCGGCGTCCGCATGGAGGACGAGCACATCGGCGAGGACGAGGGACCGAGGCCACTCGAAGGGCTCACCGTCGTCGTCACGGGCACGCTCGAACGCCATACGCGGGACGGGGCGAAGGAGGCACTGCAGAGCCGGGGCGCGAAGGTGACCGGTTCGGTTTCGAAGAAGACCTCATTCGTCGTAGTCGGCGAGAACCCGGGATCGAAGTTCGACAAGGCGATGCAGCTCAAGGTGCCCGTTCTGAACGAGGACGGCTTCGCCGTGCTGCTCGAACAGGGACCGGAAGCGGCCGCGGAAGTCGCGCTTCCGACCGAGGAGTAG
- a CDS encoding class I SAM-dependent DNA methyltransferase encodes MAAVDRAGNPSRKPSGNPSRNRRSLTHRVRYALSNPKRVPAHARRAARDAWLRLKHRDHIAYYRAVMASDTARSPEAAVGHNPSAAKWERVGRMQYDYLVRHGLQPGHRMLEIGCGNLRAGRLFIDHLDTGNYYGIDISPDILLEAQRTLVREGLQSKLPHLTVAGDLTFAFLPDAHFDVVHAHSVFSHSPAHVIEECFAHVGRILAPGGFFDFTFGRTTGTEHQVLHEDFYYRTETLVELARKHGLSARFMADWEDLPHRQSKIRLSVPVPADALDQEPGDQGPDVSAAP; translated from the coding sequence GTGGCAGCTGTGGATCGGGCCGGAAACCCGTCCAGGAAACCGTCCGGGAATCCGTCCAGGAACCGGCGAAGTCTCACCCACCGGGTCCGCTACGCCCTGAGCAACCCGAAACGGGTGCCCGCCCACGCTCGGCGAGCGGCGCGCGACGCCTGGCTGCGGTTGAAACACCGCGACCACATCGCGTACTACCGCGCCGTGATGGCCTCCGACACCGCCCGCAGCCCCGAGGCGGCCGTCGGACACAACCCGTCGGCCGCGAAGTGGGAGCGCGTCGGCCGGATGCAGTACGACTACCTCGTACGGCACGGGCTGCAGCCGGGGCACCGGATGCTGGAGATCGGCTGCGGGAACCTGCGCGCCGGGCGGCTGTTCATCGACCACCTGGACACCGGGAACTACTACGGGATCGACATCTCGCCGGACATCCTCCTGGAGGCCCAGCGCACCCTCGTACGAGAGGGTTTGCAATCCAAACTGCCTCATCTGACCGTCGCCGGAGACCTGACCTTCGCCTTTCTCCCCGACGCGCACTTCGACGTCGTCCACGCGCACAGCGTGTTCTCGCACTCCCCGGCGCACGTCATAGAGGAGTGCTTCGCCCACGTCGGCCGGATCCTCGCCCCCGGCGGCTTCTTCGACTTCACCTTCGGCCGCACCACCGGAACCGAACACCAGGTGCTGCACGAGGACTTCTACTACCGCACCGAGACCCTGGTCGAACTCGCCCGGAAACACGGCCTGTCGGCGCGCTTCATGGCCGACTGGGAGGACCTGCCGCACCGCCAGTCGAAGATCCGCCTGAGCGTGCCGGTGCCGGCCGACGCCCTGGACCAGGAGCCCGGTGATCAGGGGCCCGATGTCAGTGCCGCCCCGTAG